The Mesotoga sp. BH458_6_3_2_1 nucleotide sequence ACATCTACGTCTCCTGAGAGGAAGCTGATCCACTTGAAGGCCGCGTCTACCTTCTTCGAGTCTTTGCTAATTGCAAGACCGTTTGCGAAGAAATGTGTCGCCTTGCTTGTGTTGCCCGGCTCGACGGCGATGTCCCAGTCGAAGTCGCAGCTATCTTTGAATGTCGAGAAGGCCCATGTTCCGGTCACTATCATTCCAATTCTCTCGACTTCAAAGAGATCCCAGTCTCCCATGCCTGCCATCTGCGCATCGTTCGGCATGACGTTCGAGTCGAGGATCCTGTCTACCATATACTGAAGAGTCTCAATGTTCTGAGGACTATTCAGTGTGAAGGCCGTCTTGTCTTCGTTGAGAATGCTGCCACCGTTCTGCTGGACCATCTTGTAGAATTCCCAGAACTGTACTGGCTGGTAAATCCCAAAGGTCATCGCATCCAAGGCCCTGATCTTCTTGGCCGCTTCCAGTTCATCGGCCCATGTCCAGTCTTCTCTCGGATGTTCGGCGCCTGCCCTGTCGAAGAGATCTTTGTTGTATATCAGCACTACGTTGGAGAAACTGAACGGCAAGCCATACTGTACGCCATTGTCTGAAAAGGCGTAAAGCGCCCTTTCATTCAACACGCTGGTATCGAAACCAGAGGAGGCAAGAAGATTGTTCAGGTCTAATAGAACACCCTTTTTAGCATAGGTATAGAAGTTCTCGTAGTTCAGCTCGAAAGCGTCAGGGGCATTGCCGCCGGCTACGACGGTCATCAGTTTGGTGAAGTAATCGCCAAAACCTACGGTTTCGATTTCTACCTTAATATCCGGGTTCTGTTCCTCGAAGATCTCTTTCATCTCTTCAAGATACTTCGCGTTTGCATCTGCTGAAGAGAAGTTCATGAACTTGATAGTCGTTACACCGAGTAGAGAGGTTGTCAGTACCATTGAGGCAACCACTAGAACTACCAGAAACCTTTTCATTGAATCACACTCCTTTTAGCCTTTTATACCACCTACACTGAGCCCCTGTTCGAAGTATCTCTGAGCGAATGTGTAGATTAGCAGTATTGGAATCATAGATATTAGAGCCCCGGCCATAAGCATGTTGTAGTCGCTCTGGTGCTGGCCATTTAGCAGACTGAGACCGACCGGCAGGGTCATCTTGTTCTTGTCCGTTAGAACTATAAGCGGCCATAGGTAATCGTTCCAGGCTCCCATGAACGTGATAACGGTTAGTGTCGCAACGGCGGGCTTGGACAAAGGCAGTATCATCCTGAAGAAGATCCTGAAATGTGACGCACCGTCCAGAACGGCCGCTTCAACGAAATCATCCGGTATCGTTCTCATGTACTGCCTGATCATAAATGTTCCAAATGCGTTGAAGAGAGATGGGAGCATGATGCCCACGTAACTGTTAAGCAGAGAGAGATGCTTCAGAGTGAGGTAGTTGGGAATCATCGTGATATTGGCAGGAATCATCATAGTTGCGATGTAAATACCAAACAAGACTTCCCTGCCTCTGAATTTGATCTTTGAAAATACGTAGGCAGCCATGCACGCAGACATTACCGTAACAAACGTGATCAGTGTCGATATGAATATGCTGTTGAAAATCGCGCGTCCAAAAGGGAAGACGTCGAAGATCTTGACGAACCCGTCGAAGCTTATTTTTTCCGGAAACCATTGAATAGGTAGCACTGTTAACGCCTTGGCTTCCTTCAGAGACGTGGAGACCATCCAGAAGAAGGGAAGCAGAATGAAAAAGGAAAACGCCAGCATCACAAGGTAATAGACGGTCCGTCTAGAAAGCTTCTTAAGATTCATAGTGCACCCACTTTCTTTGCATCTTCCACTGAACAAGGGTTACGACCAGAATGAAACAGAACAAGACCCATGACAGAGCAGTTGCATAGCCCATCTTGTAGTAAGTGAAGGCGTAGTTGTAGATCCTCTCCATCATCACCTGCGTAGACCCATGAGGGCCTCCTTTAGTCATGACCATGACCTGGGGGAAGAGCTGAAAAGAGTTAATTATGGCCATTATGAGTACGAAGAACATAGTTGGAGATATGAGAGGGATAGTTATGTGTCTGAACTTTTGCCATCTCCTCGCCCCGTCTATAGAGGCCACTTCATAATAGGTTGGGTTGATTCCTTGCAGACCGGCCAGAAAGATCAGCCCGAAAAAGCCCATGTCCTTCCAGACGCTTGCCAGTACAATTCCCGGCATTGCCCAGACCTTGTCGTACAGCCATGACGGACCCTGCAAACCGACTACTCCCAGAATCGAATTTATTGGACCGTAGTAAGGGCTGAGAAGCCATCGCCAGAGCATTGCAGCAGCTACCCAAGAGCTCAAGACTGGAATATAGAATATTGTCCGAAACACTCCTGTGAACCTAGTTTTGATGTTGAGAAGCATTGACAGGGACAGTGAAGCGATGATCATGAGGGGTATATACAGAACTATGTAATAAAGAGTGTTGATGAGCACTCTCCAGAACTCTTCGCTTCCGAATATCTTCTTGTAATTTTCAAAGCCCAAAAAACTGGCTTTACTTAGAACATCCCAGTCTGTAAGGCTGAGAATGAAAGAGTAAACAATGGGGAAGACTTGAAAGAAGATGAACCCACAGATACTGGGCAAGAGAAACACAAGAATTACCAATCTCTTTCTTGTCTTTTTATTCATTCAGTCCGATCCTCCCAAACAACCACTTTTCTCGATTTCTCGTCTCTATAAAACATCCCTTGTCGAATGAAACTTCTAAAAAAACGAAACTCTTCAAAAGATACTTTCTTCACTGACGAAACTAAGTTCATTATACTTTCTTCCTTCGCTCAGGCAATTACCCATGATGATGAATAAGCGACTTCTCCGAATGAATAGAACCGTTTATGGATCTCAAGCTTCTTATCTCTATGAAATTCGATAATATCCATTGCAGGATCAGATAGTGAGATCGAAAATTCTGAAGAGCTTAAGATGCGGAGCAACCATCCGAGGGCTAAAGATCAAAATCCAATGAATTAAAAAGAAGTGTTCCCTAGAAAGAGAGATTCGTGAGATCTCTGAAGGAGGTTTCCTTTCAATATGAGCATACCCGCACTGCTAAATTCAGTAATCTCCAGCCGTTAGAAAAGGGCTTTCCTTTACATGGACAAACTCTGCTGCTGCTTAACATTGAAGTTTGTTTTATCAGGGCTGGGATAGATCAGTTCATCCAGCGATTAGTTTTTTTTCACATTTCTTTATCTCTTTGTATAACGCTGGAAAACGTACGATGTATTAATTTATATTGTTCTACTACACATGCTAGAGGTGGTATATGGATAGAGAGACAGCAAAAGTGACCCTCCTGGCCGAGGCACTGGAGATGAGCAGGAATTCCTATATTGAATATCGTAGTCTCGAAGGGCTTGAGTCATTCTTTGACAGAAGCACAGCTATAGAGCTTGCAAAGGGACTTAAGGATGGATTCTCTCTTGAAATGCCCCTGGAAGTGATAATGAGCAACGGATTCTTCAGGGGTTATCTTGCCGGTCTTATGCTTTCAGACAAGACTACTTCACATGTTGTCAAGGAGCAGATAGCCAAGATCCTTCTCGAAGATCTTCTGCGCACGCTGAATGAGGCAGAGGAAACTTCACCCGGTCAAGAAGAGAGTTTTCAGTCAGAGAGAGACTTGAAGAAGAGATTCTATTCCCTATTCGAAGAGAAAGAGCGCGAAGAATCTGGAGGACTTGTAAGAGAGAATCTCTCGCTTTTCAGACATTTCATGAATAGTAAGGATTATATTCCTATTTACCTTTGGGGCAATGAATTGACGACTTTCATTTGCGAAAGCTTAGATTCGGAGCAGTTCGAGGGCTCGTTAAAGGAACACTTGAGAAAGATTGTTCCTTTTGTGCTTGCATCATACTCGATGCCCGATACTGTGGGTTCGTCAGTAGGACTTCAATTACCGTCGGTTGAGAGTTATTTGAGCTCGCAGTTCCCGATTCTGGCTATGATAAGGAATCGAAAACTGAATCTTGATCAGGTGACTCAGTTCATCAAGAGCCTGTCTCACATTATATTTGGGGATATCATGTTGGCGCCGGTTAGCATGGCAGCAGGCGGAAAGACGGAAGAGAAAGCAAGGGCAAAACTGATTATCAATAAGTTGTTCGCTTCTATGAGTGATTCTGAACTCGGTATTATGTTGAATTCCTCCAGCTACGAGTCTAGAGACGGTTTTCTTTACGAAGTTGTCGTGTGCAATGATTTCAGCAAAGTTTTCGATAGATTGAAGAATATTTTGAAAGGGATAGAAAAGAAGGCTTCCCTGTTTTCCAATATGGCTATTGCGAGCGCTCTCCTGGACAAGGATGAGGCAATTGATTATGTGGTAGAGTATGTCGCATATCTGAAGACGCTGGAGCCAACAATCGCAGTTGTACGATCGGGACTCTTGTTATGCATGAAATACGACTTTGAAGACGAGGAGCTCTTCAGCGAGAAGTTTTCTGAGATAACAGATGAGAAACCAGATCCGCCTTTGATCCGATCTCTTCTTCGGGATTCATTCGGTGATCTTGATGTGATCTATGAACACATGGCAGACGAGTATTCTCATAGAACGACGATTGATGGTGTAATTTCGAACTTGAAATCGATTAAGGAACCTAATTTCATTTCGTTCGAGAAGACCGGCAGTCTTGAGTATTCACGAGTGCCGATGTATACGCTGATAAACTCAGTGATAAGTCAGAACGATATCGATCATGCATTCGATACCATGGTAGCTTACTGCAAGAAGTACCGGTTCAACTTCGAGTTCATGAATACACTTCTCTTCCTTTCCACAAGAGAAACTGACGAACTGAAAAAGCTCCTCCACTCTGTGGGCGAGCTCGCTTTGAACCTCCTTCACGATATCGTTGAAAAGGATAAATGGGCATCGCTTATAGAGAACGAAGAGAGTCCATCAAACACCGAACTCCTCCAAGTCATCGAACATTATGTGGATAGCTTGATCGACCGGAAGGATTACAGGGAAGCACTGAGGGTTATCGAAGAAGTCTTTCCCCTTGTCGGCCCAGACGATTACGGCTACCTCTTGGCGAGCAAATTACTTGTGTGCTGGAGACTGAAAATGTTCGATGAATTGGCCAAAACAATGGAGTCTAATAACCACAGTGGTCATCCGAAGGCTCTTGCAGTATTGGCGCTGAAGAACTATGCCTACAGGGAGCTAGACAGGGCGAAACAGATTCTTCTGAACATTCTTCGTCACTACCCTGACTTCATCAAGTATCTGCTGGAGGAAGAAGAAAACGATAAGAAGGACTTCGAGAAAGCAGAAAGAGGCAACCTCAGGAGGCAGAAAAGAGTCGATTCGCTGACTCTTGCAGAAGAGTTCAGAGGGGATTGGCTCAACCTTAGGGGCGGAAAGGAATGGCTGAAGAAGGTGCAGAAGGTTTTTGATGAAGTGAGGGACGGCAGTAATCTGCCGAAGAACCTTGACTCTTCAAGCTGGTAATGAATTAAAATACTTGGTCCCTTGGGGACAGACTCCATTTTTAACCTTCCGTTAATATAAAGACGTCCCAACGAACATTGGGAAGCGCAAGAGTGGTCCCTTGGGGACAGACTCCATTTTTTGGTCCCTTGGGGACAGACTCCATTTTTAACCGTCCGTTAATATTAAATACTTGGTCCCTTGGGGACAGACTCCATTTTTGACCTTCCGTTAATATAAAGACGTCCCAACGAACATTGGGAAGCGCAAGAGTGGCTTCGCGGAGAAACAAAGGATCGGGTTAAAGAGCGGGTTAGGAAATACGAGTTAACAATACCGGGTAGAAGGAAATAGAACGGATGATACTTATTTGCTGATGAAGGCCAGTCACCTTCAGTACCACTTTGCGGGCAAAGACCGCTGTTAGCTCATAAAAACCACGTTGTCCGT carries:
- a CDS encoding sugar ABC transporter substrate-binding protein, whose translation is MKRFLVVLVVASMVLTTSLLGVTTIKFMNFSSADANAKYLEEMKEIFEEQNPDIKVEIETVGFGDYFTKLMTVVAGGNAPDAFELNYENFYTYAKKGVLLDLNNLLASSGFDTSVLNERALYAFSDNGVQYGLPFSFSNVVLIYNKDLFDRAGAEHPREDWTWADELEAAKKIRALDAMTFGIYQPVQFWEFYKMVQQNGGSILNEDKTAFTLNSPQNIETLQYMVDRILDSNVMPNDAQMAGMGDWDLFEVERIGMIVTGTWAFSTFKDSCDFDWDIAVEPGNTSKATHFFANGLAISKDSKKVDAAFKWISFLSGDVDVAKIRIEAGWELPPVTYPEIIELYKQTTPPESKEVVFKSLDYLVTPPVIEQFNEMADIVNRHLEAARYGEKTPEQALNDAQAELERSIKLN
- a CDS encoding carbohydrate ABC transporter permease, translating into MNLKKLSRRTVYYLVMLAFSFFILLPFFWMVSTSLKEAKALTVLPIQWFPEKISFDGFVKIFDVFPFGRAIFNSIFISTLITFVTVMSACMAAYVFSKIKFRGREVLFGIYIATMMIPANITMIPNYLTLKHLSLLNSYVGIMLPSLFNAFGTFMIRQYMRTIPDDFVEAAVLDGASHFRIFFRMILPLSKPAVATLTVITFMGAWNDYLWPLIVLTDKNKMTLPVGLSLLNGQHQSDYNMLMAGALISMIPILLIYTFAQRYFEQGLSVGGIKG
- a CDS encoding carbohydrate ABC transporter permease; the protein is MNKKTRKRLVILVFLLPSICGFIFFQVFPIVYSFILSLTDWDVLSKASFLGFENYKKIFGSEEFWRVLINTLYYIVLYIPLMIIASLSLSMLLNIKTRFTGVFRTIFYIPVLSSWVAAAMLWRWLLSPYYGPINSILGVVGLQGPSWLYDKVWAMPGIVLASVWKDMGFFGLIFLAGLQGINPTYYEVASIDGARRWQKFRHITIPLISPTMFFVLIMAIINSFQLFPQVMVMTKGGPHGSTQVMMERIYNYAFTYYKMGYATALSWVLFCFILVVTLVQWKMQRKWVHYES